The DNA sequence CTCAATCGAACACCAACTCCTGACACCACTTTGAAGCACTAGGTCAAAAAAGGTAGAGCTATAGAACAAGCTTGTCGCGATTGCTATGATGGAAAAGTTGATATGAGTAGTCACCAGTTTGTAGCAAACTTGAAATGATTGTGGTTGACGATTGCTTTGTTATTGAATTCATGCTCGGAAGGACATACAGCAAGATTCTTCGATACAGTCCACGACTATCAaaatgatcaaaaaaaaaaaaatgatcaactaaattaaataaattatacCTGTTAAGAGAAATACATAAACTTATTAACCTATCCATAGCTGTCAATCAAAAGAGAAATCAACAATATACCTAAGCGGAAAAAGGTCATTAGTCATGTATCATGATGCTACACATTGCAATACTTATGTGGCAGAAGTATATCAACTCATGGAAACGTTTCTGCCATCATATACTACTCATCCCTAATTCAGGACACATTGGATCAAATACAGTACACATTCATCAATTTTCTCAAATACACTAGATAAATAATAATGCAACAAATAAACTTTACCCGCCAGATAAACCAAAGTAAGCCTTTATCTGAAGACGCTCCATGATCTCTTCCTTCTTAGATTCTTTGATCGCTTGTTCCAAGAGAGCACAAGAAGAAATATGTGCACCAGCAGATTGCCCCATTAGATAGATTCTACTCAAGAAAATCGCAAATGGACCAAGGGGAAAAAATTAATCACACATTTACAAGGTGGTATGAGCAAAGGAAGACCAAAATAATGACACTTTTACCTGTCAGCGTCACCTCCATAGTCTGCTATATTGTTGCAGATATATGATATACCCTGAGACGCATCTTCAACCATATCACTGATGGTACCCTGGGGAAAATTTCTGCATACATCATTCGTTTCACATCAACATCACTTGCAGGGTAGAGGACAAACTGGATGTGAATGCTGTATACTTGATGGTTACATGATATAAGTGAATCTTGAATATATAGAAAGACAAACTTCACAAAACAAGAGGCTATAtcttatcttatataattaagccaattctcaaaggaattgttaaatttttgaactaccatatttgtcctcacataatataaatattaataaataaattatttctatatgagaataagatagtcaattaactatgtcatatttcaaaaatttacAATACTTCCCATTAAAAAAGGATAAACTTCCCCAATATCAGGAGAGATAacttcttaaaattaaaaaaataaaaataaaagtcaattgGGCTAATATATAGAAAGGCAAACTTCACAAAACAAGAGTATGATTTGGAGTATATATTTTAGGTGGCTATATATCTGCCCCCTTGAGTCAATTACATACATTCCTTGACCTAAGGCCGCCGGACTTCAGCAATTAGAACTTTATATATTCAAGGTTTTGAAGAAGATCTCAAAAGCCTGATCGTTTTAATGATCAAGGTTTGATGAAGATTTGAGGAAGaaattcctttatttatttactttttgttGAAACCGCCAAAACCTAAATAATATACtgcttttcaatttcttttgttaCACTTTGATCATGTCAGTTGAAGTTCAAAagataatgatgatgattataATACCGCCATATTGAATTGCAAATATACTGCAGTTACGTACATCCTCGGTACCGAATCACACGCACCTCCTGGCACTGCTAGCGGATATCCTTAGCACTTGGGATCTGGAGGCCGCCACCGCCGGAAGCGTTCGCAGGCATCTGGAGGAAGATTTTCGGGTTGATCTATCGAACCCAGAACACCGTTCCATCCAAGAATATATCGATATCTTTTTTGATGATGGGAAAGAGGATGTGAATGAAAGCAAGGGtacaaaaagaaatagaaagagaaagagaaagagaaaggtgCCGGAGATATGTAGGGTGTCTCCACAGCTTCAGGAGCTTGTAGGAGGAGGATCCGAAATGACGCGAGCGGAGGCTGTGAAGAAAATTGTGGCTTATAGCCGGGAAAAGGGTTTGCTAACTGCAGAGAGGATCATAGTAACAGATGATAAACTAGATGCCCTTCTTCCCAAAtgtaaatttatttttatattacgACTAGATTACCTCTTGTCCCAGCATTGGCATATGCAATCGCTTAGAGGTATGTTGAGTTTCGTCTACTTGTTCATGATCAATATACTGTTTACATTACACCATCTAGATAGATTTATTTTTGCTTACTAAATACTATTAACTTTTTCATGCAGTTGCCAAAGATGATGGCGGGGTGAGGAAGGGGAAGAGGAACAATGAAGCAAACGGTAAAAGATCTGAGAATTGTGAAGGTGATCAAGTTAGggtgaaaaagaagaggaacaaTATTAAAAGAAACATTAACCTCGCACTAGCAGAGGAAGATGTGCGACCGTGGGATACAATGCCAGAAGATATTATGGTAAAAATCTTTAAGCTATTACCATTTCCATATTGGTCATTCTATCCCTGTTATGTCTGCCGTTCATGGCAATTGGCAGTGGCCGATGTAATGTTTCCACCTAATAACAATGAGCTTGATCTGCGGCTCCTTGATTCATATCCCTGGAAATCAAGGGAAAGAGTTTTACTCCTATACCTCAGGATTGTCTTAAATTCCCGACCCGCCATCCCTTGGGTAACACTTTACTTGCCCGAGCGGACTGCATTCATCACCAGTGAAGTCCTCACTCGGATCGCTCAAAAGTACGTTAGCTTCTCTTTTAAATACCTAAATCCCTCTTATATAATCGATAATTAAGCTAAGTCTCTTAAAATTTAGTTTCTATATATTTTCTTCATCTTAACAATGAAatgaattcaatttctatttattttcttttcctttaactATGAGATGTTTATCAATTTCGGGGTTTGATATATAAAGTTAACTAATGTTATGCCTGTCGATGGGTCCTGCAGGACACCGGAACTACTTAATCTTTCTGTACCTAAAAAGTTGAGGGGAGATGTTTTTCTTGAGTCAGTTACACCGAAGTGGAAGAATTTGAGAATGGTACACATCGACATTTCTGCAAATAATTTTTCTCATCTCCAAGCTAATTGCACATTTATAAGTGAGCTTAGTTTATATGGATGGATGGACGATGATTCAGCATCCATGCTAGCTAAATCTTTTCCAAATCTCAAGTCTCTAGAGATTTATGGGTGTACAATGTCGAACCATACCCTAGGAATCATAATGGATGGTCACAAGAATCTCAAGCTAGTTGCTACACGAAAGAAGAACTTCTACCACCATGTTGACCTACTCGGTCACAAGTTGGTTGAGGCATTTACACGAGGAAACTACTACCGTTTTGAGACTTGTGTGGAGCTGGAGTTGGAGAGAACATTTGCTGGGTTTAACCCTATATATCACTGAGTTTGGTAACTCATTGCATCATTACTCAGGTCGAGTTCAATGTTCTATATGTTACTGCTAAAGGAGGTTATTGATTTGGTCCCTTTCCGGTtttgttcttcttatttcacaaatatattttAAGGAGGTTTTTACTTTTGATTGACATGTGTTCTTCCAACTGAATAATGAGTTTTAGTTGATAATGCTCTGTAGTATTTTCTTCTCATTGATTAATATCATCagcttgttctttttttttttttttttttaccttatgcTGCAGTTTCGATTTCTTTCTCATTCATCTGTTGTTGGTGAAGTTATACATATAGACTGAGACTTCACTCGGTAAACAGTAAAACAGGGCATGTGATTAGTTTTCACGTACAATTTTTGGCAAAGTAAGAGGTCAATCTATAGGTGGTCGGCTACAAGTGTAGAAGGCCTTAAGTTCCTATCCATTTTTGCTTTATGAAATATTGAGATAACATCGCAGATCCAAGCAAGTGCCTGCAAGGCGATGTACATTCGAGCATTCTTGATTTACAGTAATTAAAGTAATAATAAACAGTTTAGAAGTAAAAGAACTTTTATCTGCATATCATTCATCTTTTCCTTTGTCAATTGTTTGATATATATAATCTGTGGATCAGTAATATGTACGTAAGAGCTCCCCTTCTACCAATGCAATGTACTTAAGATAGGGGTGTATGGGTGATTCAGATTCCGGAAATGTGTATTTAATAGTTATAAGAAATCTCTCCTTGTAAACATAATCTCCTCCAACATTTGTGAACAAGGGGATATATTGCATATGAGTTGAAACGATGAGTTTTCCTTGGCAAAGATGCAAACTTTCTCTTCAAGAATGTTATTATAGGAGGTCATCACTTGTCTCTTCTACATTGTTACTAGTGTTACTACAGCCATGCACCTCtttcagttttgaatgcctCTCCCATTGGTATTTATTCAatcttctttgttttgattctcACTGTCATATAACCTTATTCTCTCTGTTTATTGTGTGGTGTCTTGTCTTAcagtgttttgttttgttttgttttttttgtttttttgagaagaagaaactTTCATTGATAAACGTCTTGTCTTCCAGAGTTGGGGAATGCTTGGTAACTATATATTTTCATCTCATGTTGCAAACCGTGTCTCTGTTATCAAGTTATTTGCCTCGATGCATTCAGTGAATGACAGCTGCTTTAACTATAGTACTACACCGGTTACCAACCCGTATACTAATTATCTTGTCATACTTTCCTTGGTGACTTGGATTCTATATAATGTTAATCAAATTTATGTTACGATTTTGTTCATAAATTTGAATATTTTCAAAGTTATGTAGACGCAGAAACGGTAGAGCACAGTTTTTAGCAGCTGTAAGTGCTGCATGTCTTTTTGCTCTGCCAATTGCCTGTTATGCCTGAACTCTGaagcatgattttttttttttttagacgaaGGGAAGCATGATTATATACCTATGGAACACATGAAAAACAACTTGTCCATCTCAAAACAAAATGCAGAATATTTATTTCTTATCAAAATACCATCATTTTCTAttcaagtaatttccatgtgaCAAAAGTTAGAGAAGCTGTGTTTTTGCCCTGTGTTCAATATTTCCATCTTCAGATTACGAAAATGATATATTCCTAGTGGATTTTTGGAAATGATAATGCTGAGAAGTGAAACTGGTTTAATACAACGACATGAACAATTGCGAATTCTCTACTATGTGAAAGAATTAGATTACAAGTATAGATCTCCAGATTATATTCTGAGACCACTCATCTGTAACTTTCAACCAATGGACCACCTCATCGTAGTCGCTATCCAAAATGATTTGGACCTCTCCACCAACTGATTGAATATCCTCTGCTTTCTGTCAACCTAACTGGTGATGAACAATGACAAGTGTGAGGCCTAAAAGGGGCTGATGTTGCGTGCCAACTTCAACAAGATCTCAGGAACAAGGCGTCTTCTAGGAGGTGCCACAGCATCTTGCTCAAGAGCTTCCTTATCATCGGCATGTATTACGGCAACTATTTGGTCAAACATTTCGTCTTTACCACCTCTTAATGGATCCTGCAACATGCAGAGAGTTAGATTATAGATAGATTCCTAGTGTCCTATTTCAGATTGCTATCCTTCTGATTTCTATAACCCT is a window from the Rosa chinensis cultivar Old Blush chromosome 2, RchiOBHm-V2, whole genome shotgun sequence genome containing:
- the LOC112189593 gene encoding uncharacterized protein LOC112189593, producing the protein MIKLRTSSVPNHTHLLALLADILSTWDLEAATAGSVRRHLEEDFRVDLSNPEHRSIQEYIDIFFDDGKEDVNESKGTKRNRKRKRKRKVPEICRVSPQLQELVGGGSEMTRAEAVKKIVAYSREKGLLTAERIIVTDDKLDALLPKCKFIFILRLDYLLSQHWHMQSLRVAKDDGGVRKGKRNNEANGKRSENCEGDQVRVKKKRNNIKRNINLALAEEDVRPWDTMPEDIMVKIFKLLPFPYWSFYPCYVCRSWQLAVADVMFPPNNNELDLRLLDSYPWKSRERVLLLYLRIVLNSRPAIPWVTLYLPERTAFITSEVLTRIAQKTPELLNLSVPKKLRGDVFLESVTPKWKNLRMVHIDISANNFSHLQANCTFISELSLYGWMDDDSASMLAKSFPNLKSLEIYGCTMSNHTLGIIMDGHKNLKLVATRKKNFYHHVDLLGHKLVEAFTRGNYYRFETCVELELERTFAGFNPIYH